From Sardina pilchardus chromosome 9, fSarPil1.1, whole genome shotgun sequence, a single genomic window includes:
- the gpx1b gene encoding glutathione peroxidase 1b: protein MAAMKTLYDVSAKVLTGEMLNFSSLKGKVILIENVASLUGTTTRDYTQMNELHEKYSSKGLVVLGVPCNQFGHQENCSNDEILRSLKYVRPGNGFEPKFKLLEKVDVNGKDAHPLFVFLKDKIPFPSDEPMCFMTEPKHIIWSPVCRNDIAWNFEKFLIGPDGVPFKRYGRRFLTSNIEADIKKLLNISN from the exons ATGGCCGCAATGAAAACTCTCTACGATGTTTCTGCAAAGGTACTTACAGGAGAGATGTTGAATTTCTCTTCACTTAAGGGTAAAGTTATCCTTATCGAGAATGTGGCGTCTCTATGAGGCACGACCACCAGGGATTACACCCAGATGAACGAGCTCCATGAGAAGTATTCCTCAAAGGGGCTTGTGGTTCTGGGAGTGCCCTGCAACCAGTTCGGACATCAG GAGAACTGCAGCAATGACGAAATTCTGCGATCTTTGAAATATGTTCGACCAGGAAACGGTTTCGAGCCCAAATTTAAACTCCTTGAGAAGGTCGACGTAAATGGAAAAGATGCCCatcctttgtttgtgtttcttaaagACAAGATTCCTTTCCCCAGCGATGAGCCGATGTGTTTCATGACAGAGCCAAAGCACATTATCTGGAGTCCCGTTTGCAGGAATGACATCGCTTGGAATTTTGAGAAGTTTCTCATTGGTCCGGATGGAGTGCCCTTCAAGCGGTATGGGCGCAGATTCCTCACAAGCAACATCGAGGCAGATATCAAGAAGCTTCTTAATATTTCTAACTAA